One genomic window of Streptomyces sp. NBC_01498 includes the following:
- the ssd gene encoding septum site-determining protein Ssd, with amino-acid sequence MAGFMASDRSPVAEGQRPGPLIITEDVDLLDDLLRLCAAAGAEPEVHHSVPERRGGWKSAPLVLVGDDAAVRCRSAGRRRGVLLVGRDQDDPAVWRHAVEIGADCVLRLPDGESWLVDRIADVAEGVGRPALTVGVIGGRGGAGASTLACALAVTAARQGLRTMLIDGDPLGGGLDVLLGGERAEGRRWPDFAASKGRVAGGALEESLPLLHDLRLLSWDRGDSVLVPPEAMRSVLAAARRRGGAVVVDLPRRIDEGVAEALAQLDVGLLVVPGELRAVAAAARVASLVGMVLPDLRVVVRGPCVAGLDDGWVADALRLPLLGELPWDPGLSAAQESGSPPGSGVRGPLARFCAAFWDRALAGTGNGSVTA; translated from the coding sequence ATGGCTGGATTCATGGCGTCCGACCGCTCGCCGGTCGCCGAAGGGCAGCGGCCCGGACCGCTGATCATCACCGAGGACGTCGACCTGCTCGACGATCTCCTGCGGCTGTGCGCCGCCGCGGGCGCCGAGCCCGAGGTCCACCACTCGGTCCCTGAGCGACGGGGCGGCTGGAAGTCGGCGCCGCTGGTGCTCGTGGGCGACGACGCGGCCGTACGCTGCCGGTCCGCCGGCCGGCGGCGGGGAGTGCTGCTCGTGGGCAGGGACCAGGACGACCCGGCCGTATGGCGGCACGCCGTCGAGATCGGCGCCGACTGCGTGCTGCGCCTGCCCGACGGGGAGAGCTGGCTCGTCGACCGGATCGCCGATGTCGCCGAGGGGGTGGGGCGTCCCGCGCTGACCGTCGGTGTGATCGGCGGCCGGGGTGGTGCCGGGGCGTCGACCCTCGCCTGCGCCCTGGCCGTCACGGCCGCCCGCCAGGGTCTGCGCACCATGCTCATCGACGGTGATCCGCTCGGCGGCGGGCTCGACGTGCTGCTCGGCGGAGAGCGGGCGGAGGGCCGCCGATGGCCGGATTTCGCCGCCTCCAAGGGGCGGGTCGCGGGTGGCGCGCTGGAGGAGTCCCTGCCCCTTCTGCACGATCTGCGCCTGCTGAGCTGGGATCGCGGCGACTCCGTGCTCGTCCCGCCGGAGGCCATGCGCTCGGTCCTCGCGGCGGCCCGCCGACGGGGCGGGGCGGTGGTCGTCGATCTCCCACGCCGGATCGACGAGGGCGTGGCGGAAGCGCTGGCGCAGCTCGACGTCGGCCTGCTGGTGGTGCCGGGCGAGCTGCGGGCCGTCGCGGCGGCGGCCCGGGTCGCCTCGCTGGTGGGCATGGTGCTGCCGGACCTGCGGGTGGTGGTCCGGGGGCCGTGCGTGGCCGGGCTGGACGACGGCTGGGTGGCCGACGCGCTGCGGCTGCCGCTCCTGGGCGAACTCCCCTGGGATCCGGGCCTGTCGGCCGCGCAGGAGAGCGGGTCACCACCGGGTTCGGGCGTACGGGGGCCGCTGGCGCGGTTCTGCGCCGCGTTCTGGGACCGGGCGCTCGCGGGTACCGGGAACGGGAGCGTGACCGCGTGA
- a CDS encoding HAD-IB family hydrolase — protein sequence MLGFVENHSLPRTAAFFDLDKTVIAKSSTLTFSKSFYQGGLINRRAVLRTAYTQFVFLAGGADHDQMERMREYLSALCKGWNVQQVKEIVAETLHDLIDPIIYDEAASLIEDHHTAGRDVVIVSTSGAEVVEPIGELLGADRVVATRMVVGADGCFTGEIEYYAYGPTKAAAVKALAASEGYDLERCYAYSDSITDVPMLQSVGHPYAVNPDRALRREAAARDWPILVFNRPVRLKQRLPGFSMPPRPALVAVAAFGAAAATAGLVWYASRRRQAASV from the coding sequence ATGCTCGGCTTCGTGGAAAACCACTCCTTGCCCCGCACAGCGGCCTTCTTTGACCTGGACAAGACGGTCATTGCGAAGTCGTCGACGTTGACCTTCAGCAAGTCCTTCTATCAAGGCGGACTGATCAACCGCCGAGCGGTACTGCGCACCGCCTACACGCAGTTCGTCTTTCTCGCCGGCGGCGCCGATCACGACCAGATGGAGCGCATGCGCGAGTACCTCTCCGCGCTCTGCAAGGGCTGGAACGTCCAGCAGGTCAAGGAGATCGTCGCAGAGACGCTGCACGATCTCATCGACCCGATCATCTACGACGAGGCCGCCTCCCTCATCGAGGACCACCACACGGCCGGACGCGACGTGGTGATCGTCTCCACGTCCGGAGCGGAGGTCGTCGAGCCCATCGGCGAACTGCTGGGCGCCGACCGGGTCGTGGCCACCCGCATGGTCGTCGGCGCGGACGGCTGCTTCACCGGCGAGATCGAGTATTACGCCTACGGGCCGACCAAGGCGGCGGCGGTCAAGGCGCTCGCCGCGTCCGAAGGGTACGACCTGGAGCGCTGTTACGCGTACAGCGACTCCATCACCGATGTTCCGATGCTCCAGTCGGTCGGCCACCCGTACGCGGTCAATCCCGACCGGGCCCTGCGGCGCGAGGCGGCGGCCCGCGATTGGCCGATTCTCGTCTTCAACCGGCCGGTCCGCCTCAAGCAGCGACTGCCCGGGTTCTCCATGCCACCCCGGCCGGCCCTCGTGGCGGTGGCGGCGTTCGGCGCGGCGGCGGCCACGGCCGGACTGGTCTGGTACGCCAGCCGGCGACGGCAGGCCGCCTCCGTATGA
- a CDS encoding oxidoreductase, giving the protein MSTTASNASSAPGGHDPLATLAALPGVPDAVDSVRRAVDRVYGHRVMRRRSNEVTSEAALRAARGSAALSGADWALEEVRRRSDFGSSADALSVGAALRLTAEAGQLLSIWRQSPLRVLARLHLVAAGGVVQQLTDGGFSAGAGMGVGGGAVPEVPGETIGRPRLAGEPVVEAPGPNSPKPLIEAPLPGAEEVAGRLDGLSGLVLAGSSAPALVTAAVVHGELLALRPFGSYNGLVARAAERIVLIGSGLDPKSICPSEVGHAELGRAAYVAAFDGYLSGTPEGMAVWIAHCGRAVELGVRESTAVCEALQRGAA; this is encoded by the coding sequence ATGAGTACGACAGCCTCGAACGCTTCGTCCGCTCCGGGAGGGCATGACCCTCTCGCCACACTGGCCGCTCTGCCGGGTGTCCCCGACGCGGTGGACTCGGTGCGTCGGGCGGTCGACCGGGTCTACGGGCACCGTGTGATGAGACGGCGGTCCAACGAGGTCACCTCGGAGGCGGCCCTGCGCGCCGCGCGCGGATCGGCGGCGCTCTCCGGTGCGGACTGGGCGCTGGAAGAGGTGCGACGGCGCAGCGACTTCGGGTCTTCCGCCGACGCCCTGTCGGTGGGTGCCGCGCTGAGGCTGACGGCCGAGGCGGGTCAACTCCTTTCCATCTGGCGGCAGTCACCGCTTCGAGTGCTCGCCCGGCTGCATCTGGTGGCGGCCGGCGGTGTCGTTCAGCAACTGACGGACGGCGGGTTCAGTGCCGGAGCCGGGATGGGGGTCGGCGGTGGTGCGGTCCCGGAGGTCCCGGGGGAGACGATCGGCCGCCCGAGGCTGGCCGGGGAGCCGGTGGTCGAGGCGCCGGGGCCCAACAGCCCCAAGCCGCTGATCGAGGCGCCGCTGCCCGGTGCCGAGGAGGTGGCCGGCCGGCTGGACGGTCTCTCCGGGCTGGTGCTGGCGGGGAGTTCGGCGCCCGCGCTGGTCACGGCCGCCGTGGTGCACGGCGAGCTGCTGGCGCTGCGGCCCTTCGGTTCGTACAACGGCCTGGTGGCGCGGGCCGCCGAACGGATCGTGCTGATCGGCAGCGGGCTCGACCCCAAGTCGATCTGTCCGTCCGAGGTGGGTCATGCCGAGTTGGGGCGTGCGGCGTACGTGGCGGCGTTCGACGGCTATCTGTCGGGTACGCCGGAGGGCATGGCGGTGTGGATCGCGCACTGCGGGCGTGCGGTCGAACTGGGAGTCAGGGAGTCGACGGCCGTGTGCGAGGCGCTTCAGCGCGGCGCGGCCTGA
- a CDS encoding ATP-binding protein, whose translation MKIAFVGKGGSGKTTLASLFIRHLTANEAPVIAMDADINQHLGAALGLDEDQTAALPAMGAHLPLIKEYLRGTNPRITSVDSMIKTTPPGEGSRLLRVRESNPVYDACARTVRLDDGDIRLMATGSFTDSDLGVACYHSKVGAVELCLNHLVDGPDEYVVVDMTAGSDSFASGLFTRFDMTFLVVEPTRKGVSVYRQYKEYARDFGIALNVVGNKVQAQDDVDFLQDEVGDDLLVTVGHSPWVRSMEKGRPARFELLEAENRVALQVLEDAAEDSYADRDWERYTRQMVHFHLKNAESWGNAKTGMDLAAQVDPSFVLREDAAVPQLS comes from the coding sequence ATGAAGATCGCTTTCGTAGGTAAGGGCGGCAGCGGCAAGACGACGCTGGCCTCGCTCTTCATCCGCCACCTGACCGCCAACGAGGCACCCGTCATCGCGATGGACGCCGACATCAACCAGCACCTCGGGGCCGCGCTCGGCCTGGACGAGGACCAGACCGCCGCGCTGCCCGCGATGGGCGCGCACCTCCCGCTCATCAAGGAGTACCTGCGCGGCACCAATCCGCGGATCACCTCCGTCGACTCGATGATCAAGACGACACCCCCCGGCGAGGGCTCCCGGCTCCTGCGGGTCCGTGAGTCCAATCCGGTCTACGACGCCTGCGCGCGCACCGTCCGGCTGGACGACGGCGACATCCGGCTGATGGCGACGGGATCGTTCACCGACTCCGATCTGGGGGTGGCCTGCTACCACTCCAAGGTCGGCGCGGTGGAACTCTGTCTGAACCATCTGGTCGACGGACCGGACGAATACGTCGTCGTCGACATGACGGCGGGCTCGGACTCGTTCGCGTCCGGGCTGTTCACCCGGTTCGACATGACGTTCCTGGTGGTGGAGCCGACGCGCAAGGGGGTGTCCGTCTACCGCCAGTACAAGGAGTACGCGCGGGACTTCGGCATCGCGCTCAACGTCGTCGGCAACAAGGTGCAGGCCCAGGACGACGTGGACTTCCTCCAGGACGAGGTGGGCGACGACCTGCTCGTCACCGTCGGACACTCCCCCTGGGTGCGGTCCATGGAGAAGGGACGCCCCGCCCGCTTCGAACTCCTGGAGGCGGAGAACCGGGTGGCGCTCCAGGTCCTGGAGGACGCGGCCGAGGACTCGTACGCCGACCGCGACTGGGAGCGCTACACGCGGCAGATGGTGCACTTCCACCTCAAGAACGCGGAGAGCTGGGGAAATGCGAAGACAGGCATGGACCTGGCCGCGCAGGTCGACCCCTCCTTCGTCCTGCGTGAGGACGCCGCCGTACCGCAGCTCAGTTGA